AAACGcatattaaaagagaaaaaaaaagctggactttcattttttaatatcagAAGCAttaccatttttaaaatttaatgaataacTACCCACTAACACAGTAACAACGTGATCCTTCGAATAAGCTATGTAACGGACTCTTTAAGACTAGGACAGCagcaacaaacaaaaattacataaacaGACCGTGGAGTATAGGGAGTAGTTAACTGATGCTCAAATCAATGCCATCTTCCTCACAAAAAGAATGAAGTTTTTCCTTGCTATTATCAAATCTTCtgaaatcatcaataaaggCAACGTGATAACAATTCCCTGCTAATGAAGGAGTTCTCTATGGACCAACTGTGTGACTCACTTAATGAAGATAATAGCAaattagtattaaaatatagaaagtTAGAAATACAAAGGAGAGACcaaaataaaatggaaaggAAACAGAGAACGAATAATATTTGATACTTCGAAAATTCTGTGATAAGTAGTCTTGTAaagaaaataattcatatttgattAATAGAGATACTAGATTAGAATATACACCCACATATAATGAcataaaattaagaattgaCAGTAATTATTATGTTAAGGGAAGGAGAAGCTGTTAAGATTTGTTAGAGCCAGGAAAAAGACAAAAGTCTTCAAACTAAACTATGAACTTGGACTATTGCTCTTACTCAAATAGCTTGTATGTAGAATTTTGATTCACATCCACTTACGTATTTTATTGGGTTGTTCTACCACGATATTATACTAGTATATACACTTTCTATTGATTGCACTGAAGTAATAGCCAACTATAATCGATTCTTAATTTAGttccaaattcaaaaagtcGTTTTGTTCCCTGTCTATTTCTCTGTGCCTTTGTTTTTCTAGACTAGTCTAGGAGTTCCTTTTCACTAATATTTTCTCACACTCTTTCTCCTTCCAGACGAAATATATACTGTAATGTTCCATTATTGGCAACTTTCTGTCTAGTATGTTTACTTCAGATATTATTTAGAATGATAAATTTAGTAAAACAGTGGAGTAGTCGAAGTTGTGATAACCCCCAcattcttctttattttctttcttcttggGAAAGGGTGGAATTGTTTTGAGATGATGAACTGGTTAATCACGTCAAACCACTAGATTCTTATGAAGTTTCTTGCTCTTTGTTGCAGATTCGAAAGCAGCTCTTTGGACAAGTTGTTGCTTGAAGGTTTCAAATGTATTGTTTCCGTACCCTAGAATGTTTGTATCCCGCAGGCGTGTCTTGGACCTGAATAGGTTTGGTGCCGTTGAATTATAGTTGTTGTCTTTTGAATAAACACCATTTTTCCGTAGTTCAGCTGCTCCCGTACCGTTTATTATGGGCCACGTGGTGTTCTAGAACTTCTCTGGCTCATTGCCGCATTTTGTTCATTGGtaaaatatatatgcatatatactGTCGACAGTGTGAGGGAAATATAAGCGTTCTGCATTGTCGTGTCTGGTgcaagtaaaataaataaattaaatggaaATAGTGAATTGTGGGGTCCATGTGAAGGGAGGGGGATTGGACCGCATTCTACGTGTAATTACCATGGATTTGGTCTCCTGACTGAcggacaaaaataaatttactcgTCTTGATGATTATAttcaaatagttatttaaaaaaatctttaattagAGGTAAACAAGTACAagttatatatagttttaataaaatataggaaataaagatataaaaatgagtataataaattgataaatataaactaGATTTAGTTCAGATTGGTTTTCATAATGAAATCTGAAATTCAATCCAATAAAGGAATTggattttctttttggtttttttcgCTTTCTATTTATTCAGTTTCATGGTCTTGGATTGATTTATTCTTACCTTGTTACACAGGATTGAGTTAATTTACGAACATACCAATTTGGTattaaatagaagaaaaatattttaataaactgtcatcaaacaaaaatttcatacattataaacttatttattgttaagaaaaatgaaccatataattaattttatataaattgtcTACTCGTAATTACACTTTGTCAAATTAAAAtagatacaaaaataatatattttttttcactaaacAAACAATTCCCAACAAAATTAATCAAGCTTGAATGAGCTTAGAAAATTTGATAAGATGAGAATAAGTAGGCTTAGTGAAAATAGATAAGAAATAAACTGaaaatttgtattgttttattgaagagaaaaacaaaactgaaGAAACATGAAGAGATTAATAAGAATATTTGGAAAAAATACTGCGAACtctatcattttttataaatcatttCTACTAACATTGTTCACCAAACCAATATTAATTCTTTCTTCATCTATTTTCTCTCATTCCTTCAACTAAACCCAAGAATTTCAACGAGATTAAGGGTCACATTCCTCCGAGAATAACCTCGATTAGTTTTAGATCCATAAAACCAATGCGGACTTAGCAGAACATTTTGCAAATCCCGATCACAGTTCTGTAGTATTGGACCCTGAGTGGAACGAAGGAACAATAGAAATCGTTCTACACATTTCAGTATACAAAAAAAGATGAGTCAATATCTAAAAGTGAGAAAATGTATTTCCTTACTATAATTTGGAAATAATCTTTTTCGGGTTTTCGATAGACACCgcaattaaagaaaataagcGTAAAAGTTGTGACAACAAAGAAGTTGCAAAATGTTAAGGGACCTAGAGACAGCGAAGCAAGAGCACATAGACCAACAACCACGCAAAAACAGAGACTCTATAAAAAGGTTAGATGTGCAGACAACTGCAGAGACGAAAGGATAAATTATACAAGAAAGGTTTTAGGAATTGTACGTTGCCATAATTGTCCGATTTTAAGCCATTATCCATATTCATTTAGCCTGCTTAAACTATTGATTAGTCGTAGCATAATCCATAGCCAAACCTAATAACTGATCTATTGGGGAAGGAAACCCGCGATTAATGTGGCCGACTAACTAACCTAGAAATAAGTAGTCGTGTATTGTgcttttgctttgtttttttttttctattttaagtcCACTTTTTACCTCAGTTCGTCccttcaaatatatttttattggatTTCTCTTAAAATATAATCCCTACTTTCCATCAAATGACATAGTTTCCCAAATCACCAAAACATGAGGAATGTACCTGAATGCGTGGGCGCCGACATTTCACTGTTTCCACTTGCCCCAGACACGATGGAAGAGAACACTTTATTTCTGTCACAATGTTCACAATAATGTACTtatgttcaatatataaatatctgCTACATGATTTACCAATAAGCAAAAAGCAGGAATGAGAGAGAAATTATAGCACACCACATGCCCCATCATAAACGGTATGGGAGCAACTGAACTACAGAAAAATGGTGTTATTCAAAAGACAGCAACTATAattcaacggcagcagacctATTCAGATCCAAGACAAGCTTATGCTTCGGGATATAAACATTGCAGGGTACGAAACAATACATTCGAAGAAATCTTCAAGCAAAAACTTGTCCAAAGAGCTGCTTTCGAATCTGTAACAAAGAGCAAGAAACTTCATAAGAATCTAGTGGTTTGACGTGATTAACCAGTTCATCATCTCAAAATAATTATACCCCTTCCCCCTTTCCGAAGgagatagaaaataaagaagaatgTTGGTTATCACAACTGCAACTACTCCAATGACTTACCAAATTTATCAtcctaaataatatataaagtaaacTGTTAGGGTACAAGATATATGAGAGAAGAAGGTATAGGAGAGAAGGAGAACGGCACGACCGGTGGAAGATGGGTCCCCGTTTTCGGCCTGATCGCTCTTTACCTTCCAGCAGCCTGGTCGTCCCCGTCTTCCACCGTTCGGtgcccttctccttctctcctaTACCTTCTTCTCTCATATACCTTGTACCCTAACATAAACATACTAGGCAGAAAGTTGCCATTAATGGAATATTGTAGTATATATTTTGTctggaaaaagaaaggaagtgTGAGGAAAAATTAGTGAAAAGGAACTACTCCCAGACCAGTCTAGAAAATACAAAGGCACAGAAATATACCGGGAAAGAAACGACTTTTTGAATCTGGAACAGAATTAATAGTCGATAATATTTGGCTATTACTTCAATGCAATCATTAGAAAGTGCAATCAAATGGGAAATGAAGCGATCATATGCaatagcaaaaataaaaaacaagggGAAGAAACCAAGTTTGTTGATCAAGACAAGGAGGCTCTACTCTGTGGCTATGTATGTGTTTTGCAAACCGTGAAGTAAGATTTGGCTCAATGACAGTGGTTGCACTAATCAAATGACCATTGATATGGAACTTTTCAAAGATTTAAAGACAATCAACATCACCAAAGTCAGAATAGGTAATGGTGAAGGCTTCAAAGTTGCTTTTGAAGACAATCTTTGCCTGATTAGAGATGTAGCTAGTCATGATATCTTTAAAGGAAAAATGGAAAGGAAAAGTTTTGCTATAAATCCATTAGAGGTAGAGCAAGCTGATTTTCCAATCAAGGAAAATATCACAGATTTTTGACAAAAGAGGCTCTGGCATTATCACTACCAATGGCTGCTACAAATGAAGCCCAAGAGGCTGGCAGCTGATTTCCAAGAGCTTGATGATTACACACCAACTTAAAACACTTGTCTATTTGTGAAGCAAAACAGAAGCCTTTTCCGAAGTCAACAAAAGGAGCCACTTGTAAGTTGCAGTTAGTCCACACAGATATATCTAGACCTCAGAGAACTCCTTCATTAGCAGGGAATTGATGTTATGTTGcctttattgatgatttcaCAAGTGGCAACCAAATTCAGATTCTGACATCTGGTTTGTGAGGAAGCTGGCATTGAGCATCAGTTAACTACTCCCTAAATTCCTCTTGCTTATGTaatcttttgtttgttgtttctgCCTTAGTCTTAAAGAGTGTGTTAGGAAATCTTAGATACTTTGTTATTCCAGTTTGTATTCACAGCTTATTCCAAGGATCATATTGTTAGTCAGTAGTTATTCGTTAAGCTTTATAAATTCTAATGCTTctgatattaaaaaatgaaagttcAGTTTTTTTCTCCTTTAATATACGTTTTCTTCTCTGTTAAGCAAGCTCTGTTTCTTATTTTCTCTTGAAAATCACTGACACATTCCATTACTTGTCCTAATAGCCCATCAGATATGATTTTCatgaggatttttttttttatttcaatgtcATAGTCTCAATATCTCAAAAACAACCCACCTTCCTACTTTGAAATAATATGGAAAGTTCACAATCAATTCAGCAGAAAATATCTAACTAAGGATACAAACCAGACTAAGAATTACAACGCATAAAATTTTTTACCTCTGGAAGCTTTTTACGGAACACTACATCCAGTCGTGCATCAAGAGTATTCTCACACACAATCTTGCCATCACGAGAAGCCAGAACCACCCCACCAGAGCTGAAtatcaaagaaaataatcaGGTCTGCCTTAActgaaatttaaataacaaagCAGCTAAGACAGGTAATACGATTTTAGGAAGCCTCCTATTGTTGTGGGTAAGAATTGCTATGATCATAAGATTTGAATTTGCACTTTTCTCAAAAGATAATGTTGGATTATAATTAACCAAGAGGAAAAAGTAAATTGTAGAGTGAGAAAGCAAATTCTTGATTGGCAGGGCCAAACAATTagttaagatttattttttgtaatatgaACTTTACCAGTAGATATCATGAGCATTGTGATGACTGGGTCCAGGTGGAAGATAGACTTGGTTGTCAACAATGATCTGTGGGGGCTCAACATTTGCTTTATCAGCATACTCCTGTGCAGCAGAATCCAGCACATGCTCTACCAAGTGTAGGTCCTCTTTCCGACATCTCAATAAGACAGAAGGTTCTTTCAGTCTTAGCAAACACTGTAACAAAAGCCCTAACATTATGCTCCAAGTCCATATACATACGCATAGAAGGTACTCTATAAACAGATGTCAAGGAGACTATCTATATCATTACAAAGGATTTAAAAGGGTCATGTTGACTAGGAAAGAGGAAGGGCAAGGAATTGATCCCATGCCATTCAATATACCATGGAGACCAAGGTTTGGTTCCCATGTCACGAGATAGTTATAATTCAAATGTACCCAAGCACTCAGTGAACTCATCCTCAAAAGTTAACTTATAAGGGAAGGGAACCAATCACCCAAATACCCCACGGAGGATCCTATACCACTTGATGTGGGACTTAAACATCCCACAGTACTCAAGTTCTTATCATAGCACCACCCATTAGGGGCAACTTCTTTTCAACTTTCATTCCACGGCACTTCATATGGTGATACTTCACTAACTTTCCTGTTAGTCAGAACCGTACGTAGCCCTTTCCATGATGCAAACATCCTGCTCCAATAATAATTGATAGTACCCAATCACTTGGAAACCCACTCTAAAAAAGTAGCTAGCACAAGGGGAGAACCAAACAGTTAAATACTCCACTGCAACCCATAATACCCAAGTTCCTATCACAAAACGAACAACATGTTGATACAATGGTGTCTGTGGGTAATAGCAAGTTGCAATGAAAATACTAGTTATATATACAATGTTGCGCCCATCTACGCAAATAATACAAAAGTAGgacacattaaataaataacattaaaaacgGTTGCCTAGCTGCAAGGATCTAACTAGAAAAAGATGGAAAGAATAATTGACAACTACCTAAGCACTTGCTATCACAAAAAAATCGccaatgttataaaaaaatgtctCTATGTAATAggaattttcaatgaaaatacTGGTTATAGACACAATAAATAAACAGCattaaaacaattttgtatGAGTAAGGGTCTTATAGAAAAAAGGAAACAACAATCTGACATCGATACTTGGCAAAACAGcaaattcaaatcaaatcatAAGTAGGTTTACCATATTCAAAGTTTAACTGACCTGAACAACGAGATCTTTTAAAAGGTTTCTGTACACATGATCATGATGAGTCACAGtcaaatgatgatgatgactcACACTCAAAAGTTCCTTGGAAGCAGCTTCTTTCATGGAACTGATCACATCATCTTGAGCTTGAAGAACTTTAATTCGAGAGGCATTCAGCTGCATCGAGTACTCACTACAAACACAATCAATTGGTTGTGCATCAAAACATAAACTATCTCAAGTAGCAGTGTTCTTTGCCACTTTGAAGCACAACATAGCCCTGTATTTCAGACTATGAAATAAAATACATCTCTGAAACTAAACCCACAATCTCCTTCGTCAAACTTTGAAAATATCCTTGTGTTCGAGCACTTTGCCACAGATGTCAACAGATTGAAAGAAACTGAACACCAAACCAAAGTACTCAAACCCAaacaaagtaaatataaaagagAACAGGTTAAACCTCTGGCCATATTTTCCAAATGCAAAAGTTTGGAACTATCATTAACTATAGATTTTACTGAAAATTATGACAAGACAACAAGGAGTTGGTAGACTATCTCATAATTGATATGAATTGCATGCATTCGTCAATGCAGAAATACAGATCCGTcctaattcataaatttaaaaagaataactaTTGCACAAAAGATCATATTCTAGTACTTAAAACACACAGAACCACAATCACAGAAGTTCAATTATAAATACACAGAATGAgtgataacataaaaaataaaataaaataactgcACTACATCCGGTTCCATAAGGATTCAAGCATCGGCGGTACCAGTAATCACAGTCAATAGACATTGCCGCATTAGCGTACGGATCAAGATCTATACGAGTAAGACTTAGCCTCCAGAATTTAGAGACATCTAACGACAAAACCAAATGAACTTTGAAGTCGAAGAGACAAAGAGAAAGGTATATAGAAAGTTACATCTTCTTCCGAATTTCGACTTGACGCTCTTTTCGTTCGTACTCTTGCCTGATCTTCTTCTTTTCGGCTTCAACTAACTGTAGCTTCTCGATATTGAATTCCTGCAGAAGGAAAAGTAAGTTCGGTTTGACAGCATGAACGAAGAGCGAAAGAGAAGAAAACACGGCGAAATGAAGAGATACCTCTTCGGCGGAGACAGAGATCTCGTTAGCTTTTTCCTCTGCTTCCTGGCGGATGAACCGCACCATCTGCTGGATTTGCTTAGAGACATCTGCGTCGTTCATTTTCGGAGAGTCACTACAAACTTTCTCTGAGATGGAACTTGATATCTTGCCCCACTGTAACAACTCACTCCAGCACACTCTTATTTGAGCACATTTATGCTAACATCTTAAAATTACACATTCTGGTTTACGCgtgtaaaatttatttctttatttcagGACATGTCACCCTACAAAATAATCTCACAAATTATAGAAGGAAATGAGTTTAATTTACTGTCATAATAACTTaactgttattttattttacaaggaAACTTCAATACAAAACACAGATAATATCtatacaaaaattgaaaagaaaattttgtcaGAGAAATATTAAAGGGTTAATGTTTTATCTTGTCtcatttaatttcaatattaaatttttatactgTCCATTATTTTTAAAGTGATGAATTTTGTCTCATTattcaaataatgtttttataaattaaaatcacttttaaacttctaaaatattgaatataactttaaatttttacatcaataaattaatttcttttattaaaattattgttttaaactATCTGACGCTAAATATTTAATGACAACTATGAGGTCTTGGAAAATTAACCGTAAGATATCTGTCCAATCCAATTaatgcactgctgagtcacctgtcaGCTCTCATTAATGCACCTCGCCACACACTCAgtctcattaaaacgcactcacacactCTGACGCACGCCTGCCAAGTGTCACAAATGGAATGTTCCGAAATCTGTACtggaagacaggtgtccgtGTGTGAGAGAACATCCGTTTGACTTGGGAAGAAAACCAATTTTCTGAAAAaccttcttcccactctctgcatgcaatcgtcttcttcctcagaactcaACTTTTCAtattctccaacttctctctagaaagccttcaacttctctctactgttaCTCACCCATTTCTTCTCCGTTCA
This Vigna angularis cultivar LongXiaoDou No.4 chromosome 4, ASM1680809v1, whole genome shotgun sequence DNA region includes the following protein-coding sequences:
- the LOC108331528 gene encoding V-type proton ATPase subunit E, which produces MNDADVSKQIQQMVRFIRQEAEEKANEISVSAEEEFNIEKLQLVEAEKKKIRQEYERKERQVEIRKKIEYSMQLNASRIKVLQAQDDVISSMKEAASKELLSVSHHHHLTVTHHDHVYRNLLKDLVVQCLLRLKEPSVLLRCRKEDLHLVEHVLDSAAQEYADKANVEPPQIIVDNQVYLPPGPSHHNAHDIYCSGGVVLASRDGKIVCENTLDARLDVVFRKKLPEIRKQLFGQVFA